From one Marinobacter sp. LV10MA510-1 genomic stretch:
- a CDS encoding saccharopine dehydrogenase family protein translates to MSASKKPPYDLLVFGATSFVGQILTQYLYDTHGVGGDVSWAIAGRSQSKLETLKNQLGSGAADLPLLVADAADEPALQALCMRTRVIISTVGPYALFGEPLIKACVETGTDYCDLTGEVQWIGKMVSRYEAAAKESGARMVHCCGFDSIPSDMGVWFLQQQAQSAFGSVCQDVRMRVKAAKGTLSGGTVASMINIAKEMAADPELRRSMANPFSISPAGHRSKTRQPSLKGPGFDKTLNSWLAPFVMGAINTRVIHRSNALQDTRYGLEFTYDEAVMTGRGVKGRLTAYAITAALAGFFMGSAVKPTRWAIEKFVPQPGEGPSPDAQQAGFFDIRFVGKTADGRTIITRVKGDRDPGYGATSRMLGEAATCLAFDIPKNRDGGFWTPASLLGQPLLERLTSRAGLSFDVLETR, encoded by the coding sequence ATGAGTGCAAGCAAGAAGCCCCCTTACGATTTGCTGGTGTTCGGCGCCACCAGTTTTGTGGGTCAGATTCTGACCCAGTATCTGTACGACACCCATGGCGTGGGTGGCGATGTTTCCTGGGCTATAGCCGGCCGCTCCCAGTCAAAGCTTGAAACACTCAAGAACCAGCTGGGGTCAGGCGCTGCAGACTTACCGTTATTGGTCGCCGATGCCGCCGATGAGCCGGCACTGCAGGCACTGTGCATGCGCACCCGGGTGATTATTTCTACGGTCGGCCCATATGCGCTTTTTGGCGAACCACTGATCAAAGCCTGCGTCGAAACCGGCACTGACTACTGTGACCTTACCGGTGAAGTACAGTGGATTGGCAAAATGGTGTCGCGTTATGAAGCGGCCGCGAAGGAATCCGGCGCTCGAATGGTGCACTGCTGCGGTTTCGACTCTATTCCTTCAGATATGGGCGTCTGGTTCCTTCAGCAACAGGCCCAGAGCGCGTTTGGCAGTGTGTGCCAGGATGTACGTATGCGCGTGAAAGCGGCCAAGGGAACGCTCTCTGGCGGCACAGTGGCGTCAATGATCAACATCGCCAAGGAAATGGCCGCCGATCCCGAGCTGCGCCGCTCTATGGCGAACCCGTTCTCCATCAGCCCAGCGGGCCACCGTTCAAAAACCCGCCAGCCTTCGCTAAAAGGCCCCGGGTTTGATAAAACCCTGAACAGCTGGCTGGCACCGTTTGTGATGGGCGCCATCAACACCCGTGTTATTCACCGGTCTAACGCTCTGCAAGATACCCGCTACGGCCTGGAATTCACCTACGACGAAGCCGTGATGACCGGCCGGGGTGTGAAAGGCCGGCTGACTGCTTACGCCATCACTGCAGCTTTGGCGGGGTTCTTTATGGGTTCTGCGGTAAAACCCACACGCTGGGCTATTGAAAAATTCGTGCCGCAGCCAGGCGAGGGGCCAAGCCCGGACGCTCAGCAGGCCGGCTTTTTTGACATACGATTTGTGGGAAAAACCGCTGACGGACGCACGATCATTACCCGTGTTAAAGGCGATCGCGATCCGGGTTACGGTGCTACGAGTCGCATGCTCGGCGAAGCAGCAACCTGTTTGGCATTCGACATTCCGAAGAATCGGGACGGCGGTTTCTGGACTCCTGCATCCTTGCTGGGCCAACCGTTGCTGGAGCGCTTGACCAGCCGCGCCGGGTTGAGCTTTGACGTGCTGGAGACCCGTTAA
- a CDS encoding STAS domain-containing protein, protein MAGYKILQAEEKGIYVLKFVGEIRLNLCSTLDNLVESITQDPNFRTVVIDLSETEVIDSTTLGLLAKIALAAKKQSGCTPSLISTHPDITRIIGSMGFDSIFIIVGEPVSSMERLEEIPELKAGEQQVRDKVLEAHKILMGMNSRNREEFKNLVHALECEETG, encoded by the coding sequence ATGGCTGGTTATAAAATTCTGCAAGCGGAAGAAAAAGGCATTTATGTCTTGAAGTTTGTTGGTGAAATACGCCTGAATCTGTGCTCGACGCTGGATAACCTGGTTGAGTCCATCACTCAGGATCCCAATTTCAGAACCGTGGTCATCGACCTGTCTGAAACTGAAGTCATCGACAGCACAACTCTGGGACTTTTGGCAAAAATAGCATTGGCCGCCAAAAAACAGAGCGGATGCACGCCCAGCCTGATTTCCACCCACCCGGATATCACACGCATCATCGGTTCGATGGGTTTCGACAGTATTTTTATTATTGTCGGCGAGCCGGTCTCCAGCATGGAGCGCCTGGAAGAAATTCCGGAGCTGAAAGCCGGTGAGCAGCAGGTTCGCGACAAAGTGCTGGAAGCCCATAAAATACTGATGGGTATGAACAGTCGCAATCGGGAAGAATTCAAAAATCTGGTTCACGCCCTGGAATGCGAAGAAACCGGCTGA
- a CDS encoding NAD(P)H-dependent glycerol-3-phosphate dehydrogenase — protein sequence MAENTTAPAQGNASNAPGRHDVAVLGGGSFGTAMVKVLAENGHRVHFWMRDQAQADSIRETGQNERYMPGIMLAGDIEPTTDFPGAVANAEIVFVAIPSKAFRDVIHQHASCFRDGQVVVSLTKGIEAQGFKLMSEILQEEIPQCRIGVLSGPNLAAEIVNRDLTATVIASEDPQVRTSVQNLLGCEYFRVYANADMYGVELAGALKNIYAIVAGLGSALEMGENAKAMLITRGMAEMSRFAVSLGANPMTFLGLAGVGDLIVTCTSSKSRNFRIGYAIGKGRQLDEAAAELGQVAEGIYTLKLVRDKSEAMGIQMPLVRGLHEILYGNASVKAVINGLMTAAQNSDVEFILPRTIVQ from the coding sequence ATGGCCGAAAACACAACAGCGCCCGCGCAGGGCAACGCGTCCAATGCACCAGGCCGCCATGATGTGGCAGTGCTTGGCGGCGGCAGTTTTGGCACAGCCATGGTCAAAGTGCTGGCTGAAAATGGCCATCGGGTGCATTTCTGGATGCGCGACCAAGCTCAAGCCGACAGCATCCGCGAAACCGGTCAGAATGAGCGTTACATGCCCGGTATCATGCTGGCCGGTGATATAGAACCCACCACAGATTTTCCCGGCGCCGTTGCCAACGCCGAAATTGTCTTTGTTGCCATCCCATCAAAAGCCTTCCGTGATGTCATTCACCAGCACGCCAGCTGTTTTCGTGATGGCCAGGTAGTCGTTAGCCTGACCAAAGGTATTGAAGCCCAGGGCTTCAAACTGATGAGCGAAATACTGCAGGAAGAAATCCCCCAATGCCGTATAGGTGTGCTCAGCGGTCCCAACCTGGCCGCGGAGATTGTAAATCGTGATCTGACCGCCACCGTCATAGCCTCGGAAGACCCACAGGTGCGCACCAGCGTTCAAAACCTGCTGGGCTGCGAGTATTTTCGAGTTTACGCCAACGCCGATATGTACGGCGTGGAGCTGGCGGGTGCATTGAAAAATATTTACGCCATTGTCGCCGGGCTAGGTTCGGCTTTGGAGATGGGCGAAAACGCCAAAGCCATGCTGATTACACGGGGCATGGCCGAAATGAGCCGCTTTGCGGTCAGCCTGGGGGCCAATCCTATGACCTTCCTGGGACTGGCTGGCGTTGGTGACCTGATTGTTACCTGCACATCGTCCAAAAGCCGGAATTTCCGTATTGGTTACGCGATTGGCAAAGGCAGGCAGCTGGACGAAGCGGCGGCCGAGCTGGGGCAGGTCGCAGAAGGTATTTACACCTTGAAACTGGTGCGCGACAAATCCGAGGCCATGGGCATTCAAATGCCGCTGGTACGGGGCTTACACGAAATTCTATATGGCAATGCGTCTGTAAAGGCGGTTATCAACGGTTTGATGACGGCCGCGCAGAACTCCGATGTGGAGTTCATTCTGCCGCGCACAATAGTTCAATAA
- the cydC gene encoding thiol reductant ABC exporter subunit CydC, with product MFDALRPWLQLVFHRRNRLLIGAFLILVTLLAGIALLALSGWFITRTALVGLLIAMGIQATIELYLPGSAIRLFAVSRTVFRYLERIYNHETVLRLLADIRVTLFKRLALVPRSQRSPMTGAQWLSRLLTDVDALDTLYLRLLAPASLAALVSVGVIILAATVFSVQTGVLVAACLGLAFVVATGTVYMRTHSLARAQSERRDTLRSQLVQHIEGYAELTAAGRARDHSALLMQQAEQLTSEQCTIEARAGWHLAGSNLLINLAVVVALWMGFSLYQQQMLSGPVLVLLPIALLGLGEVYGVLPDAFSRLGGTVASARRLNRDTAESAKHSDVTLAKTTAMETPENGVFAVAVHDLQLRHGNSQPLLARPLSFELKPGEWLGFTGRSGSGKSSLADALSGLINPSGGSVSSLPVAYLTQQTYLFDDTLSMNLKMANPEASDDDLWQVLDLVEMGDRFGDEPAQLDTWLGSGGNVLSGGEARRIALARVLLSPATVFVLDEPFTGVDKALRDRICCRLEQRLAGRTVISLAHSVDALAGGTATIAL from the coding sequence ATGTTTGATGCTCTGCGCCCTTGGTTGCAGTTGGTTTTTCACCGCCGTAACCGCTTACTGATTGGCGCTTTTTTGATTCTAGTTACGCTGCTTGCGGGTATCGCTCTGTTGGCGTTGTCTGGGTGGTTCATCACCAGAACAGCTCTGGTTGGCCTGTTGATCGCCATGGGTATTCAGGCCACGATCGAGCTGTATCTGCCCGGCTCGGCCATTCGGCTGTTTGCGGTTTCGCGTACGGTATTCCGCTACCTGGAACGAATTTACAATCACGAAACCGTGCTACGACTGTTGGCCGACATTCGGGTGACCCTATTTAAACGCCTGGCCCTCGTGCCCCGCAGCCAGCGCTCGCCAATGACGGGCGCACAATGGCTGTCACGCTTGCTCACCGATGTGGACGCGCTGGATACTCTCTACCTGCGCCTACTTGCCCCTGCGTCCCTGGCGGCGCTGGTAAGTGTTGGGGTTATTATCCTGGCCGCTACGGTGTTTAGTGTACAAACCGGCGTTTTGGTCGCTGCGTGCCTGGGCCTGGCCTTTGTGGTGGCAACGGGCACTGTCTACATGCGCACCCATAGCTTGGCTCGGGCTCAAAGTGAGCGCCGGGACACACTACGAAGCCAGCTGGTTCAGCACATTGAAGGTTACGCAGAGCTTACCGCTGCTGGCCGTGCCCGTGACCACAGTGCTTTGTTGATGCAGCAGGCCGAGCAGTTAACCAGCGAGCAATGCACTATTGAGGCTCGGGCGGGCTGGCACCTTGCCGGCTCAAACCTGTTGATAAACCTGGCAGTAGTGGTGGCTCTGTGGATGGGATTTAGCCTGTACCAGCAGCAAATGCTGTCTGGCCCGGTGCTGGTTTTGCTGCCCATCGCTTTATTGGGATTAGGCGAGGTGTATGGCGTGTTGCCCGACGCGTTTTCCCGCCTTGGCGGCACTGTCGCCTCTGCCCGGCGCTTGAACCGCGACACAGCAGAAAGCGCCAAGCACAGCGATGTCACCTTGGCGAAGACGACGGCAATGGAAACGCCTGAGAACGGCGTTTTTGCGGTCGCGGTTCACGATCTGCAGCTGCGCCACGGCAACAGTCAGCCTTTGCTGGCCCGCCCTCTCAGCTTCGAACTCAAGCCCGGGGAGTGGCTAGGCTTTACCGGCCGGTCTGGCAGCGGAAAATCGTCCCTGGCAGACGCTCTGAGCGGGCTAATAAACCCATCAGGCGGTAGCGTTAGCAGCCTTCCGGTTGCTTACCTGACCCAGCAAACCTATCTGTTTGACGACACCTTAAGCATGAACCTGAAAATGGCCAACCCGGAGGCCAGCGATGACGATCTATGGCAAGTGCTGGACCTGGTCGAGATGGGAGACCGCTTTGGTGACGAGCCGGCCCAGCTGGATACCTGGCTGGGCAGTGGCGGTAATGTACTGTCTGGCGGCGAAGCCCGGCGCATTGCGCTGGCGCGAGTGCTGCTAAGCCCTGCGACCGTGTTCGTGCTGGACGAGCCATTCACCGGTGTCGACAAAGCCCTGCGGGACCGCATATGCTGCCGTTTGGAACAACGTTTGGCGGGCCGTACGGTGATCAGCCTGGCTCACAGTGTGGATGCACTGGCAGGTGGCACCGCTACGATTGCGCTTTAA
- a CDS encoding DUF1285 domain-containing protein, with protein MSQQPTDLEQLAKSVPAKGLPPLQDWHPPLSGDMEMRIDRAGDWWFKGNIIGREALVKLFSSILRLEEDGEYYLVSPVEKWRIQVEDTPLLAHSLTVSGQGEQQALTLITNVGEILSVGADHPLQMDTYPGTGEPRPLITVHHGVKARLVTAAYYELADLAVERVTDGEPVVGVFSKGNFYKLTGNG; from the coding sequence ATGAGCCAACAACCAACAGACCTGGAGCAGCTCGCAAAGTCTGTTCCTGCCAAAGGTTTACCGCCACTGCAAGACTGGCATCCGCCGCTCTCCGGCGATATGGAGATGCGCATAGATCGCGCCGGCGATTGGTGGTTTAAAGGTAATATTATTGGGCGCGAGGCACTGGTGAAGCTGTTTTCCAGCATATTGCGGCTAGAAGAAGACGGCGAGTATTACCTGGTTTCACCGGTCGAAAAATGGCGCATTCAAGTGGAAGACACACCGCTGCTGGCGCACTCATTAACAGTAAGCGGGCAGGGCGAACAACAGGCGCTGACGCTAATCACCAATGTGGGAGAAATTCTTAGTGTTGGCGCCGACCACCCGCTGCAAATGGACACTTACCCCGGTACTGGTGAACCCCGACCGCTGATAACGGTGCACCATGGCGTGAAGGCACGGCTAGTAACGGCGGCTTACTACGAATTGGCGGACTTGGCCGTTGAGCGTGTAACAGACGGCGAACCCGTGGTTGGCGTGTTCAGCAAAGGGAATTTTTATAAATTGACCGGTAACGGTTGA
- a CDS encoding FKBP-type peptidyl-prolyl cis-trans isomerase, whose translation MAQPRVVSIHYTLTNDQGEELDSSRVEGREPLSYLEGAQNIVGGLESALNEKVAGDAMKVSVAPAEAYGEKNDELIQPVPLSAFEGVESIEPGMQFQAETPNGPQVVRVIEVGDETVTIDANHPLAGETLHFDVEVVEVRDATDEEQEHGHAH comes from the coding sequence ATGGCACAACCCCGCGTTGTATCCATCCATTACACGCTCACCAATGACCAGGGAGAAGAACTGGATTCCTCCCGCGTAGAAGGTCGGGAGCCGCTGTCTTACCTGGAAGGCGCACAGAACATCGTCGGTGGGCTGGAAAGTGCACTGAATGAAAAAGTCGCCGGTGACGCCATGAAAGTTTCAGTGGCTCCTGCTGAAGCCTATGGTGAGAAGAACGACGAGCTGATTCAGCCGGTTCCCCTCAGCGCATTCGAAGGCGTAGAGTCCATTGAGCCAGGCATGCAGTTCCAGGCGGAGACGCCGAACGGCCCCCAAGTGGTGCGCGTTATTGAAGTAGGTGACGAGACCGTTACTATTGATGCGAACCATCCTCTGGCTGGCGAGACCCTGCACTTTGATGTTGAAGTTGTTGAAGTTCGCGACGCAACAGACGAAGAACAGGAACACGGGCACGCTCACTAA
- a CDS encoding electron transfer flavoprotein subunit alpha/FixB family protein: MSILVIAEHDNSSLKQATLSVIAAAKAIGGNIDVLVAGENVGAIAEAAAKADGVNKVMVADNAVYGHFLGENLSQLIVELAEGYTHILAAAGSTGKDTMPRVAALLDVAQISDIIRVEAQDTFVRPIYAGNAIATIKSSDSVKVITVRPTGFDPVAAESGSASVEQLDVVKDAGLSTFVSEQKAKSDRPDLASAGIVISGGRGMQNGENFKMLEQIADLMGAAVGASRAAVDAGFVPNDMQVGQTGKIVAPQLYIAVGISGAIQHLAGMSDSKVIVAINKDEEAPIFQVADYGLVADLFEAIPQLEEELKKA, translated from the coding sequence ATGAGCATCCTTGTAATTGCTGAACATGACAACAGCAGCCTGAAGCAGGCGACCCTGAGTGTTATCGCAGCCGCCAAGGCTATCGGTGGCAACATCGATGTGTTGGTTGCCGGTGAAAACGTGGGCGCCATCGCGGAAGCCGCAGCAAAGGCTGACGGTGTTAACAAGGTGATGGTTGCTGATAACGCGGTTTATGGCCACTTTTTGGGTGAAAATCTTAGCCAGCTGATTGTTGAGCTGGCCGAGGGTTACACCCACATCCTGGCAGCTGCCGGCAGTACGGGCAAAGACACCATGCCCCGCGTAGCGGCATTGCTGGATGTGGCTCAGATTTCTGACATCATTCGTGTTGAAGCCCAAGACACCTTTGTGCGCCCGATTTATGCGGGTAACGCCATCGCAACGATTAAATCCAGCGATAGCGTTAAGGTGATCACCGTGCGCCCAACCGGTTTCGACCCGGTAGCAGCAGAAAGTGGCTCCGCATCGGTGGAACAGCTGGACGTGGTAAAAGATGCAGGCTTGTCCACGTTTGTGAGTGAACAAAAAGCAAAATCTGACCGCCCTGATCTTGCCAGCGCCGGGATTGTTATCTCTGGCGGCCGCGGTATGCAGAACGGCGAAAATTTCAAAATGCTGGAGCAGATCGCCGACTTGATGGGTGCCGCTGTCGGTGCATCCAGAGCCGCTGTTGACGCCGGCTTCGTGCCCAACGATATGCAGGTAGGGCAAACCGGAAAAATCGTTGCGCCACAGCTGTACATTGCTGTTGGTATCTCGGGTGCTATTCAGCATCTGGCGGGTATGTCTGATTCCAAAGTGATTGTTGCGATCAACAAGGACGAAGAAGCACCTATCTTCCAGGTAGCAGATTACGGCTTGGTTGCGGACCTTTTTGAAGCGATACCGCAGCTTGAAGAAGAACTTAAGAAAGCGTAA
- a CDS encoding iron-containing alcohol dehydrogenase, with protein MSSQIILPRILQVGAGASEELPNVLASLNCSRPLIITDKMMVDLGYAESLKACLLQRSISADVFSDTVPEPTVGSIQAGVEQVRNGDYDCIVALGGGSPIDSAKAISILASFGGVMSDYKFPRIVNESGIPVIAVPTTAGTGSEATRFTIITDETSDEKMLCVGIGFMPVAALVDYNLTLTVPARTTADTGIDALTHAMEAYVSQKANPYSDTQALAAMRLLGPNLRTSYKDGANKPAREAMMLGSTLAGIAFSAASVALVHGMSRPIGAAFHVPHGLSNAMLLPAVTEFSIPSAPERYADCARAMGIADESDSTDRANQKLMKELYALNEELQVPTPGEFGIDRAKFFELIPTMAEQALASGSPGNNPRVPTALQIAALYERLW; from the coding sequence ATGTCTTCGCAAATAATACTTCCACGCATCCTGCAGGTTGGCGCCGGTGCCAGTGAAGAATTACCCAATGTACTTGCCAGCCTTAATTGCAGCCGACCGCTGATTATTACCGACAAGATGATGGTCGATCTAGGCTATGCAGAGTCGCTCAAGGCGTGCCTGCTGCAGCGTTCGATAAGTGCCGATGTGTTTAGCGATACCGTCCCGGAACCCACAGTGGGCTCTATTCAGGCCGGCGTTGAGCAGGTTCGCAACGGCGATTACGATTGTATTGTCGCTCTTGGCGGTGGCAGTCCGATTGACAGTGCCAAAGCGATTTCGATATTGGCCAGCTTCGGTGGGGTAATGAGCGATTACAAATTTCCGCGCATCGTCAATGAAAGCGGTATTCCGGTGATTGCGGTGCCAACCACCGCCGGTACAGGTTCGGAAGCCACCCGCTTTACCATCATCACCGATGAAACCAGTGATGAAAAAATGCTCTGTGTGGGCATCGGCTTTATGCCGGTTGCGGCTCTGGTAGACTACAACCTGACCCTCACCGTACCTGCACGAACCACCGCCGATACCGGCATAGACGCCCTGACCCACGCAATGGAGGCTTACGTCAGTCAGAAAGCGAATCCGTACAGCGACACCCAGGCGCTGGCCGCTATGCGCTTGCTGGGGCCAAATCTGCGTACCAGCTATAAAGACGGAGCCAACAAACCCGCTCGTGAAGCCATGATGCTGGGTTCAACCTTGGCGGGCATCGCATTTTCCGCTGCATCCGTGGCGTTGGTGCATGGCATGAGCCGCCCTATCGGCGCTGCGTTTCATGTGCCCCACGGTTTGTCGAACGCCATGTTGTTGCCGGCCGTTACCGAGTTCTCTATCCCCTCAGCGCCCGAGCGCTACGCCGATTGCGCGCGAGCCATGGGCATTGCTGATGAGAGCGACAGCACAGACCGCGCTAACCAGAAGCTGATGAAAGAACTGTACGCGCTGAACGAAGAACTTCAGGTACCAACTCCAGGCGAATTTGGCATTGATCGCGCCAAATTCTTTGAGTTGATACCTACAATGGCCGAACAAGCCTTGGCGTCTGGCTCCCCAGGCAATAACCCGCGGGTGCCGACTGCGCTGCAGATCGCAGCGCTTTACGAAAGGCTTTGGTAA
- a CDS encoding electron transfer flavoprotein subunit beta/FixA family protein — protein sequence MKVLVAVKRVVDYNVKVRVKPDNSGVDLANVKMAMNPFCEIAVEEAVRLKEKGVVNEIVVVSIGPKACQEQIRTALALGADRGIHIETDAEIQSLQVAKLLKAVADKEQPNLIILGKQAIDSDNNQTGQMLAALAGMSQGTFASEVVIDGDKVNVTREVDGGMMTVSLTLPVVVTTDLRLNEPRYASLPNIMKAKKKPLESISPADLGVDVAPRLTIVKVEAPASRQAGIKVADVAELVNKLKNEAKVI from the coding sequence ATGAAGGTTCTGGTTGCTGTAAAACGAGTAGTTGACTACAACGTAAAAGTGCGTGTAAAGCCGGACAACTCCGGCGTTGATCTCGCTAACGTTAAAATGGCAATGAACCCATTCTGCGAAATCGCTGTTGAAGAAGCGGTTCGGCTGAAAGAAAAGGGCGTTGTGAACGAGATTGTGGTGGTTTCTATTGGCCCCAAGGCCTGTCAGGAACAGATCCGCACCGCTTTGGCATTGGGCGCGGACCGTGGCATCCACATTGAAACAGACGCAGAGATTCAGTCTTTGCAGGTTGCCAAGCTGCTGAAAGCTGTAGCCGACAAAGAGCAGCCCAACCTGATTATTCTGGGCAAGCAGGCCATCGACTCAGACAACAACCAAACTGGCCAGATGCTGGCCGCGCTGGCAGGTATGAGCCAGGGTACGTTCGCGTCTGAAGTTGTGATCGACGGTGACAAAGTAAACGTAACCCGCGAAGTAGACGGCGGCATGATGACCGTTTCACTGACGTTGCCCGTGGTTGTTACCACCGACTTGCGTTTGAACGAGCCGCGTTACGCGTCTTTGCCTAATATTATGAAAGCAAAAAAGAAGCCTCTGGAGTCCATCAGCCCGGCTGATCTGGGTGTTGATGTCGCTCCGCGCCTGACAATTGTCAAAGTGGAAGCCCCGGCTTCACGCCAGGCAGGTATCAAAGTTGCAGACGTGGCAGAGCTGGTTAACAAATTGAAGAACGAAGCGAAGGTGATCTGA
- the sixA gene encoding phosphohistidine phosphatase SixA produces the protein MKLLIMRHGEAGWHTQDEQRELTDVGRQQVARVAGQLAESDSRPKLIWCSPLVRARQTAAIVAERLNCSVEEKRFITPDDDPARCLEALLASTASPLLLVSHMPLVGVLTSLLTDGHRRGAAFMTAQAVLLDMPVVGPGCADLKNQFFP, from the coding sequence ATGAAGCTTCTTATAATGCGCCACGGCGAAGCGGGCTGGCACACACAGGATGAGCAGCGCGAGCTCACCGACGTGGGTAGGCAACAGGTTGCCCGAGTGGCCGGCCAGCTGGCGGAAAGTGATAGCCGCCCGAAGCTCATCTGGTGCAGCCCTCTGGTTCGTGCCCGGCAAACCGCCGCGATAGTGGCCGAAAGATTGAATTGTTCGGTTGAAGAAAAGCGGTTCATTACGCCAGACGACGATCCGGCCCGTTGCCTGGAGGCGTTATTGGCCAGTACGGCTTCACCGTTGTTGCTGGTGTCGCACATGCCATTGGTCGGCGTGCTTACCAGCCTGCTGACAGACGGCCACCGGCGCGGTGCAGCGTTCATGACGGCCCAAGCCGTGCTGCTGGACATGCCCGTCGTCGGCCCCGGCTGCGCTGATCTGAAAAACCAGTTTTTCCCCTGA
- a CDS encoding electron transfer flavoprotein-ubiquinone oxidoreductase — MERESMEFDVLIVGGGPAGLSAACRLMQLAQDASQELTVCVVEKGSEIGAHILAGTVFEPTALNELFPNWKELGAPLNTPVTRDDIFLLKDQEKATKIPNAFVPKNMHNHGNYIISLGNFCRWLGERAEELGVEVYPGFAASETIVEDGQVKGIITGDMGVARDGSHKDSYMPGIELRAKYTLFTEGSRGHLGKRLINEFKLDAGKDPQHYGLGIKELWDIDPAKHEPGLVVHTTGWPLSESNSTGGSFLYHLEGGQVYVGLITDLSYSNPHLSPFDEMQRLKHHPEIKKHLEGGKRVSYGARAITKGGFNCLPKMSFPGGLLLGCNAGTLTFSKIKGTHTAMKSGMMGAEAVFEALNAGKSGEEITSFEDRFKDSWLYKELYKDRNFGPSIHKFGPIIGGGLAYLEQNILGRSLPFTLHDTLADHDAMKPAADCRQISYPKPDNKLTFDKLTSVFISNTNHEEDQPVHLQLKDPSIPIEHNLPKYNEAAQRYCPAGVYEVVEAEDGSGKRFQINAQNCVHCKTCDIKDPSQNITWVTPEGGGGPNYPNM; from the coding sequence GTGGAACGCGAATCGATGGAGTTTGATGTCCTGATCGTCGGTGGTGGTCCTGCTGGCCTTTCGGCAGCCTGTCGCCTGATGCAACTCGCCCAAGATGCAAGCCAGGAATTAACGGTTTGCGTGGTGGAAAAAGGCTCCGAAATCGGCGCTCACATTCTGGCCGGTACCGTTTTTGAGCCAACTGCTTTAAACGAGCTGTTTCCAAACTGGAAAGAGCTGGGCGCACCGTTGAATACTCCGGTCACCCGTGATGATATTTTCCTGCTAAAAGATCAGGAAAAAGCCACAAAGATACCCAATGCGTTTGTGCCAAAGAACATGCACAACCACGGCAACTACATTATCAGCCTGGGTAATTTCTGCCGCTGGCTGGGTGAGCGTGCCGAAGAGCTCGGTGTTGAAGTCTATCCCGGTTTTGCGGCGTCGGAAACGATTGTGGAAGACGGCCAGGTCAAAGGCATTATTACCGGCGATATGGGCGTAGCCCGTGACGGCAGTCATAAAGACAGCTACATGCCCGGTATAGAACTGCGCGCCAAATACACTCTGTTCACTGAAGGTAGCCGCGGCCACCTGGGCAAGCGCCTGATCAACGAATTCAAGCTAGACGCCGGCAAGGATCCCCAGCACTATGGTCTTGGCATCAAAGAATTGTGGGACATTGACCCGGCCAAACACGAACCGGGCCTGGTGGTGCACACTACAGGCTGGCCCCTGAGCGAAAGCAACTCTACCGGTGGCTCCTTCCTGTATCACCTTGAAGGCGGACAGGTATATGTAGGCCTGATTACTGATTTGAGCTACAGCAATCCACACCTTAGCCCGTTTGATGAAATGCAACGGCTCAAGCACCATCCGGAAATCAAAAAACATCTGGAAGGCGGCAAGCGTGTATCTTACGGCGCCCGTGCCATCACCAAAGGCGGCTTTAATTGCCTGCCGAAGATGAGTTTCCCCGGAGGCCTCCTGCTGGGCTGTAACGCCGGCACCCTGACCTTCTCCAAGATCAAGGGCACTCATACGGCCATGAAATCTGGAATGATGGGCGCAGAAGCGGTGTTTGAAGCGCTGAATGCAGGTAAAAGCGGCGAAGAGATCACCAGTTTTGAAGACCGCTTCAAAGACAGCTGGCTGTACAAAGAGCTCTATAAAGACCGTAACTTCGGCCCCAGCATTCACAAATTTGGCCCGATCATTGGTGGTGGCCTGGCGTATCTGGAGCAGAATATTCTGGGCCGTAGCCTGCCCTTCACGTTGCACGACACCCTGGCCGATCACGATGCGATGAAACCGGCGGCTGACTGCAGGCAGATCAGCTATCCAAAACCGGACAATAAACTGACCTTCGACAAATTGACGTCGGTGTTTATCTCGAACACCAACCACGAAGAAGACCAGCCGGTTCATCTGCAGCTCAAAGATCCAAGCATTCCGATAGAGCACAACCTGCCGAAGTACAACGAAGCGGCACAGCGCTACTGCCCTGCGGGTGTGTATGAGGTGGTTGAAGCGGAAGATGGCAGCGGCAAACGCTTCCAGATTAACGCGCAGAACTGCGTGCACTGCAAAACCTGCGACATTAAAGACCCGTCCCAGAATATTACCTGGGTAACACCAGAAGGCGGCGGCGGTCCAAACTACCCCAACATGTAA